The Sphingomonas sinipercae genome contains a region encoding:
- a CDS encoding cisplatin damage response ATP-dependent DNA ligase, translated as MRAFSQLLDDLVYTRSRNTKLKLIGDYLKETPDPDRGIALAALTGSLSIPAVKGAAIRAIAEERVDPVLLHMSRDYVGDMAETVALLWPTASDGEPEQDDGTIRISDAVERLASASRMDAPRVLAGMLDHLDSSGRFALLKLATGNLRIGISARLAKQALADAFSLDVDAVEEVWHGIGAPYRELFDWAEGRGPQPTVRDVPVFRPFMLAHPLEETKLSLDDYAAEWKWDGIRVQLVRVAGQTRLYSRTGDDISGSFPDVAEAFSADGVLDGELLVRGSAQGADRHGGAAASFNALQQRLGRKVVSGKMREQYPAFVRLYDILIDGDEDVRGLPWAERRQRLETFMPRLDSQRFDLSQLIAADSFEALEEIRGGARDASIEGVMLKRRDSPYVPGRRVGLWYKWKRDPLTVDCVLMYAVRGSGKRSSFYSDYTFGCWSDEGELLPVGKAYFGFTDEELKWLDRFVRNKTVERFGPVREVEKTLVLEVAFDSVHLSSRHKSGLAMRFPRISRIRTDKPAHEADRIATLKAMVT; from the coding sequence ATGCGCGCCTTCTCGCAGTTGCTCGACGATCTCGTCTACACGCGCTCGCGCAACACCAAACTCAAGCTGATCGGCGACTACCTCAAGGAAACGCCCGATCCCGACCGCGGGATCGCCCTTGCGGCGCTGACCGGCTCGCTCAGCATCCCCGCCGTCAAGGGCGCCGCCATCCGCGCGATTGCCGAGGAACGGGTCGATCCCGTGCTGCTCCACATGAGCCGCGACTATGTCGGCGACATGGCGGAAACGGTGGCGCTGCTGTGGCCGACCGCAAGCGATGGCGAGCCGGAGCAGGACGACGGCACGATCCGAATCTCGGACGCGGTTGAGCGGCTGGCGAGCGCTAGCCGGATGGATGCGCCGCGCGTGCTTGCGGGAATGCTCGACCATCTCGACTCGTCAGGCCGCTTCGCATTGCTCAAGCTTGCGACCGGCAACCTCCGGATCGGCATTTCCGCGCGCCTTGCGAAGCAGGCGCTCGCCGACGCCTTCTCGCTCGATGTCGATGCGGTGGAGGAGGTCTGGCACGGCATCGGCGCGCCGTATCGGGAACTGTTCGATTGGGCCGAGGGCAGGGGACCGCAGCCGACCGTTCGCGACGTGCCGGTCTTCCGCCCCTTCATGCTCGCCCACCCGCTCGAAGAGACGAAACTGTCGCTCGACGATTATGCGGCCGAATGGAAATGGGACGGCATCCGAGTCCAGCTGGTGCGAGTCGCCGGTCAGACCCGGCTCTACAGCCGCACCGGCGACGATATTTCGGGGAGCTTCCCCGACGTCGCCGAAGCATTTTCCGCCGATGGCGTCCTCGATGGCGAATTGCTGGTGCGCGGCAGCGCTCAGGGCGCCGACCGGCATGGCGGCGCGGCGGCGAGCTTCAATGCCCTTCAGCAGCGCCTCGGCCGCAAGGTCGTCAGCGGCAAGATGCGCGAGCAATATCCGGCGTTTGTCCGCCTCTACGACATATTGATCGACGGCGATGAGGACGTGCGCGGCCTGCCATGGGCGGAGCGGCGGCAGCGGCTTGAAACGTTCATGCCCCGGCTCGATTCGCAGCGGTTCGACCTGTCGCAGCTCATCGCCGCCGACAGTTTCGAGGCGCTGGAGGAAATCCGCGGCGGCGCCCGCGACGCCTCGATCGAGGGAGTGATGCTCAAGCGTCGCGACAGCCCCTACGTCCCCGGCCGCCGGGTCGGCCTGTGGTACAAATGGAAGCGCGACCCGCTGACGGTCGATTGCGTGCTGATGTATGCGGTGCGGGGGTCCGGCAAGCGGTCCAGTTTCTACAGCGATTACACTTTCGGCTGCTGGTCTGACGAGGGCGAGCTGCTGCCGGTCGGGAAGGCCTATTTTGGGTTCACCGACGAAGAGCTGAAATGGCTCGACCGCTTCGTTCGCAACAAGACCGTCGAGCGGTTCGGGCCGGTTCGCGAAGTCGAGAAGACGCTGGTGCTGGAGGTCGCCTTCGACTCGGTGCACCTAAGCAGCCGTCACAAGTCCGGCCTGGCGATGCGCTTCCCACGGATCAGCCGAATTCGAACCGACAAGCCGGCGCACGAAGCCGACCGCATTGCGACGCTGAAGGCCATGGTCACCTAG
- a CDS encoding cold-shock protein, which yields MGFDRGRKGDRGGRGRDKRDGFGGEDAYSGGDRGSGGGFADRGGFGGGGGGGYGQRPAFGDRGGFGGGGDRFGGGGGGGGFRGGGGAGGGGFGGGAGGAGRGMPPQVVGEGKGVVKFFNPAKGFGFIVRDDGGEDVFVHISAVEQAGLSDLADGQPLEFTLVDRGGRISATNIRIDGEPMPVERGGASAGGDRAAGGDRGGPQRQLTGEKASGTVKFFNAMKGFGFIQRDDGQPDAFVHISAVERAGIPTLNEGDRLEFEIEVDRRGKYAAVNLQSVA from the coding sequence ATGGGTTTCGATAGAGGGCGCAAAGGCGATCGTGGCGGTCGCGGCAGGGATAAGCGCGACGGGTTTGGCGGAGAAGACGCCTACAGTGGCGGTGATCGCGGCAGCGGCGGCGGCTTTGCCGATCGCGGCGGTTTCGGTGGTGGCGGCGGCGGCGGCTACGGCCAGCGCCCGGCATTCGGTGATCGTGGCGGCTTCGGCGGCGGCGGGGACCGGTTCGGCGGCGGCGGCGGAGGCGGTGGCTTCCGTGGCGGCGGCGGTGCTGGTGGCGGCGGCTTCGGCGGCGGCGCTGGCGGTGCTGGCCGCGGCATGCCTCCGCAGGTCGTTGGCGAAGGCAAGGGCGTCGTCAAATTCTTCAACCCGGCCAAAGGTTTCGGCTTCATCGTCCGCGATGATGGCGGCGAAGATGTGTTCGTGCACATCTCGGCGGTGGAACAGGCCGGTCTTTCGGACCTCGCCGACGGCCAGCCGCTGGAATTCACGCTGGTCGATCGCGGCGGGCGCATTTCGGCGACGAACATCCGCATCGACGGCGAACCGATGCCGGTCGAGCGCGGCGGCGCCAGTGCCGGCGGCGATCGCGCCGCGGGTGGCGACCGCGGCGGCCCGCAGCGGCAGCTGACGGGTGAAAAGGCAAGCGGTACGGTCAAGTTCTTCAACGCGATGAAGGGCTTCGGCTTCATCCAGCGCGACGACGGACAGCCGGACGCCTTCGTCCACATCTCGGCCGTCGAGCGCGCGGGCATCCCGACCCTCAACGAGGGCGATCGCCTGGAGTTCGAGATCGAGGTCGATCGTCGTGGCAAGTATGCGGCGGTGAACCTTCAGTCTGTCGCCTGA
- a CDS encoding ribonuclease D, which yields MSIHFHEEDLPEGVTFDGPIAVDTEAMGLMPGRDRLCLVQLSDGNGEEHLVRFGPGSDYSAPRLKALLADPQRLKLYHFARFDLAIMIRYLGIVAGPIYCTRTASRLVRTYTDRHGLKDLVRELLGQEISKQQQTSDWGASEINDAQREYAASDVRYLHQLKAKLDERLQRENRVELAQGCFDFLPHRALLDIAGWPDQDIFAHDG from the coding sequence ATGAGCATTCATTTCCACGAAGAAGACCTGCCCGAAGGGGTCACGTTCGACGGACCGATCGCCGTCGACACCGAGGCGATGGGCCTGATGCCCGGCCGCGACCGGCTGTGCCTGGTCCAGCTTTCCGACGGCAACGGGGAGGAGCATCTCGTCCGCTTCGGTCCCGGCAGCGACTATTCGGCGCCGCGGCTTAAGGCGCTGCTGGCCGACCCGCAGCGGCTCAAGCTCTACCACTTCGCCCGTTTCGACCTCGCGATCATGATTCGCTACCTCGGAATCGTCGCCGGTCCGATCTACTGCACCCGCACCGCGTCGCGCCTCGTGCGCACCTACACCGACCGCCACGGGCTCAAGGACCTGGTGCGCGAACTGCTCGGGCAGGAGATTTCCAAGCAGCAGCAGACCAGCGATTGGGGCGCGAGCGAGATCAACGATGCGCAGCGCGAATATGCCGCGAGCGACGTGCGCTACCTCCACCAGCTCAAGGCGAAGTTGGACGAGCGGCTGCAGCGCGAAAACCGGGTCGAGCTGGCGCAGGGCTGCTTCGACTTCCTGCCGCACCGGGCCCTGCTCGATATCGCCGGCTGGCCCGACCAGGACATCTTCGCGCACGACGGATGA